cacacacacacacacacacacacacacacacacacatacacacacgcacacacagatatatatatatatatatatatatatatatatagagagagagagagagagagagagagagtgagacagagagagatagtgagagagagagagacaaagagatagagatagatagatagatagagacggtataatacattcataagtagagataaacagacacataaatataatgaaaaggcAAATCATAATCTGCCTATAGTCTTTAATTATTGGTGCACACTAACTTTCTACCTCCAGAATATTATTCAACCAATGAAGATATTcatattaacagaaataatacaTTCACAATGATTGAATATATCACCAGAGTTATATACCGTAtgcaatgtaattataataacatctcTTAACAAACTTTGTCCGAAACACTAATCATAATGCAACATCGTCCGctaaacaatatatttttcttgtactATTTTTAATCCTAAATTTAACTGAAGTTCGTTGGCTTGCATTTTGAATTAGGTTAGGTCTGAGGTaacttttttttgtgttaatAATCTAAAACAACGCCTGAATAATGGTCTATTTTTTTATGGAGATGGCTTTGAATTAGATTATTTACATTTCGATTAAATTTATGATTACATTAGACTAACTGAATAAATGGAGCAACACGCGTTTTACATTTACGTCATGAGATCATGTACGCGACATGTTTTCccgattattcatatatatatatgtatatataaacaaatatatatatgtaaacaaatatatatatagtgagtgagtgagagagagagagagagagagagagagagagagagagagagagagagagagagagagagagagaagagagagagagagagagagagagagagagagagagagagagagagagagagagagagagagagagagagagagagagagagagagagagacgcacgcgcacacacacacacacacacacatacacacgcacacacacacacacacacacacacacacacacacacacacacacgcacacacgcacacacacacacacacacacacgtgtacatatgttGGTATATCACTTCTATGACATAACCGTGATACAtctcttccgaacaaactaccCTAACCTATAAacggatatataaaaaaaaaaaaatccaattaaacACCTCTTTCTGtacacccccctcctctcaacGCAGGGGTAGGAAAGACCTCGATAATAGACTGCTTCTATGGGAAGGAGATCCAGCCCATTCACATTCAGACGTATGTGCTGAGCGTCGATTATTGCACCTTCGACATTTCTTCAAAGACAATTGGTGTCTACATATGCGACCTGGTGAGATGTCTTTCCGTTGTGTGAAATAAAGAttgtattttagatttttttttaggtataatTTCGTTGTGAGGAATGGTAattgtctcttttttatatatttttgagcaGGGGTGAAAGAATTGTGATAATTACTGTTTACACTTTCTTTTCGGTGTTTTTGCGAACTATTTACTATTATATGGTTATTCAAAAGGTTTCGAAACCCTTAATCCTGAGAATAACTTCACGCGGGAACAATACTTGATCCTATTTACCTTCGATTccaaatagttataatgatctaAACTAAACACTTCTTCTCTAACTGGAAGCCCGGAAGTGAGCGTTTTCGGCCGATAGTAAGGTGCTTCTACCCAGGAGCGGCGGCCATCTTGCTCGTGTTCGACCTCATTAACCGACACACGTTCAACAACCTCCCCCAGTGGGTGAGGGAGATACGAGAGGGTCTTCTTTTGCACGGCGCCGTCGTCCTCATCGGGAACAAGAGGTGTGGTCTCGATGATTTCGTATttctaaatatatctacacatgtatacatcTTCTAACGATATGCTGATTCGAAAATTCCACGTATCTTCCTCAACCAGTGACCTCAAGAATGCCCGAGCGGTGTCCAGGACAGAGGCGCAGTTCTTCGCCGACAGCCTTAACTTGCTTTACTTCGAGGTTTCGGCCGCTCTCGATCTCAACGTCGACCTGGCGTTCGACGTCGCCGCTGAGTTGGTACACGATCGGGTCGAGGAAAGAGATGGAACGGCGCCGGACGAGAAGGTACAGCCTTCTTGTGACGAGGGGTAGGAAGAACGCTTGAGTCTCAAGAAACAAGTGTAATCCTATTACTGGATGATGTGTGGagtgattgtatatgtatttctttttttcgttttattggtattctttttgttgttctctGAGAGGTGGAATTTTaaacttattattttccttgtttggcTATCTTCTTCCAAAACGTCGGTGTGTTGTACctattactattaaaatatataaactgaAGACGTAAATTCGAAAAAGGTTTAACATTACTGATACAACCGATGGgccagatgtttttttttctctctctctcctatcttttacGCAAAGGAAAGGAATGTTACCCCCGCGGTCTCTAGGAAGGGTGATTACTTTTTATACCGTGTACTTGCTTCGGAGTGAGAAGGTAGACAATATATAATGGAACCTTTTTTGCTTTAATTATTTATGAGTATGGCATACCTACAGCAGTGTTATAGCGTGCGTGATATTTCTAATGGACGCAATGCTGAAGTTATAGTGTATATGGTAATGCAGTTCATATTTTGATACTGTTTGTGATATATTACAGCTGCCTTTTTATACGACATACTAGAGTTTTTTAATTTCAAATTCGAGATTATATGGGagtatttggtaaaaaaaaaaaatatcttgataCTGTGCAAATACAGCATACTATGAATAAATGGTTCCTGACGAATCACAATATTGAATTTCCTCCTTTGTAGACTGGATTTGAGTCTTCGATTAAGTTTAATTTATATGTGattaaatcaccatcaccatgttaAACAGACCATTTGATataactatcacacacacacacacacacacacacacacacacacacacacacacacacacacacacacacacacacacacacacacagtcgctcacactcacatacacatatactcacacacacacacaaacacctactctctctctctctctctcacacacacacagacagtaaatagaaagacagatagctagatcgaTAAAACCACCGACGGACTAAAACAGATATAAACATTGTGTAGAACGCAGGCAAGCACAGCATTCAAGGACAGCACACTCGTAAAGAAGCCCTGTAAGTATAAAGTGTTCGTAAGTACACGTGACTAAGGTAAGGATAGATTCCAGGGTGACTTGAACGTTTTCTTAACTGCAAGATGCACGCAAGTCACCCTCGTAGAGCGAGATAATGACGTCACTATTTTTGCAAGCAACATTGGAGAGATACGGAAGGAATGTTGCTTATTTATATGGTAAATTAAGTTGATTCGGGAATATTAATGGGTATTTGTAGGGAATGatcttactgaaaaaaaaaaaaaaaaaatatctcgagGATCCATAAATAAATGAGGACTTAGTAGTGCATGTTGCAAAATGCTGTTGCATGGAAATGGAGCGAAAAAGCCACGGTAGctatatgttgttgtttgttatttgtgaTAGTGAggtgatgactataatgatgaatTTCATtacgatattgatattaattatgttggcaataataatacaattactactactactaatgatgatacttgTGATCACACTTAGAggaaagataatgtaaaataataataagaataaaggttgtcggtgataaataacaatatactgctgatgaaaacattaacaataaattttttttatcatcatcgtcatcataatcataatgctattaatgaaattaatgatcatagtaaatatcataacgataataacaatgatagtaataacaatgataataacagtaacaacaataataataatgataataataatagtcatagtaggaCTAGCTCCACCACTCtctgatttaaaaaaaacttgGAAGGATAACATAAATCTAGAATAAAAAATGACACTGTAAGCCTTCTGGTTTCAAGGATGACACATTGCAAATCCGCTGAATCTTGCGAAATTTAAATAAAACGACAAGCATATTTTGGCATTTCGGGGCCAAGTGGCGTTAGTGATGGTGAAAAACGTTCCGTGGTTCATAAGGATGGGTAAGATCCTGGTACtgtggataatagtaatgatatagattGTATGGCGTGTTTACTTAATAGAAAATTGGAAAATAATGACTTAATGAAGGATAAAAATGTCGAATATTTACGTCAACAGTTTAAGTCATAGACCACAGAAATTGAGTGTATTAATGCATCGATCAGATTAAATTGCAAAGAAAACCAATATAACTTGCAGTGACTGAGGACACGCTGGTGTTGCACgttcaaaaaatattataaatatcagtgTCATGAAAACGCCGCAATCATCATGCATTAAGAGCTGTTCTGAACATGGAAGGTAAATCATGCATAGATTCGTCATGAAACCGTGGATTTGGGGAACGATGGtgggtttatgataatgatgggagttaaaagtaataattgcaatggtaatgatgctgaataatgatatctatgatgatgttgataatgagaataagaataataatggtagaaattatgacaatgataaaagaaagtaaattgGTAATCTTTGTTAGTACTGATGACATTATCGACAACAAAAATCATAGTGGCAATAGTAAGAATCGAAACCACTACACcaacaataatatttacaaatTAAGATAAAACTAATATGGTGACTACATTATTAAGTGGCAATACAACAGCGCAACgactacaaacaacaaacacaacaacaacagcgggaAGAAGAACAAATGTCAAACAAACGTAACAAACAAACGtgtttactaaatatatatacttctcaAAAAGACTTACGTCATCGAAGTGGTTGCACGAAATATTGATACATCTTTCCTGTCTACACATCAACCGGGCAATCATTGTAAAATACACTAAACGTTCGTCCAGTAAATTTATCCACTCGTAAATTCGACAGATTAACTCATAAATTTACGAAAGAGTCATGAGGAGACACTGAAAATAACGTACTCACACGAAAGggtctcaaaaaaataaaaaataaaaataaaaataaaataaaaataaaagaaaaatataacgaatAAATATAAAACTGTACTTGAAATGCACACTCTTCTTTGAGCTAATATTAGTGCCCTCACTATGGTAAGGTACTATCCACGATAAGCGAACGGTATGTACTGAAGCTGCCCACATCATATTGACGAGACCCTGACAACAAACGTGCGTCTCAACATGAGTGtcatggcaagagagagagacatgtccaATATTCGATTTGCATTTATTAGCAGCTCCTTCTGGCATGCTGTTTCTTAGTCATTCGCTGTTGATTAATGTTAGTTTCACGGGATACCTCTTTATGTACAGGGCATGGGTGAACTGAATCATTAATGAGGCAATGGCTAACAAAACTATGCGTTTATGGCCCTTACTATTTACTGTTGTGATTATAGGGACGTTGATttgtttactgttactatttattatgattatgaacacGTATGGTGACTATATGTAGATATTGGTGCTATTgctactgacattattattactctaattgtATCGAAGAAGAAAACACCCATAAAATTCGTGGCTGTGACTACACTGAAAATCGCCATGTCATCTGTAATAATAAGGAgttttcaaccttttttttcctcccagtGCCAAAATAATGTTGAAAAGTGAAttgcagagacaaaaaaaataaaaagtatgacAAATAACATCATTCGATATTTAGATACACTCTTAACGCTAATGATATGACTTAACGAGAGTTATTATGACATGACACAAACCTCCCAACACAAATGAATCCCTCACGGCTCCACCGGAAGGCTGGGGCTACTTCCTGTCAGTCAAACAACCGATACGTGGTTGTGTCATCGACGATGCATGCATGTCACATGTCAAGACCCACCTCAACCAAGTGATATACATTTTGTTTAATGCAAATTTCTCACACCGTTATTTCAGTCACGTACGATTTATGACAGGCTGCCGTGTTCCCCTAAATTCTTGCTGTGGACCATCTAGAGGTGGTGGCCCTATGCTGAGAACCAGTATTGTAAATAAAACCTAATTGGTTTGCCAGAAAATGATGAATGGATAGACTGATCGATGGGCAGTTTACGAAGCAAACAAAGTTCCAGAAATTATGAATGTCATTAAATTGGTATATATTTACCATGTCTCTCCTTCAGTCATATTTTATttaatccagagagagagaatgagagagagagagagagagagagagagagagagagagagagagagagagagagagagagagagaaagagagagagagagagagatagatagatagatagatagatagagagagagagagagaaagggagagagagagaaagggagagggagggagagagagagagagagagagagagagagagagagagagagagagagagagagagagatagagagagggagagggagagagagagagagagagagagagggagagagagagagagggagagggaaagagagagggaaagagagagagaagagagagagagagagagagagagagagagagagagagagagagagagagagagagagagagaaggagagggagagggagaggaagagggagaggaagagggagaggaagaggaagagggagagagagagagagagaaagagagagagagagagggagagagggagagagggagggagggagggagggagggaaggagggagggagggaaggagggagagagagagtgagagagagagagagagagagagagagagagagagagagagagagagagagagagagagagagagagagagagagagagagggggggaagagaggggggagaaagagagggagagaaagatagggagagagagagagggagagagagaggggaggagatagaggggggggggagaggggagagagagagagatggagagagagagagaaagagagaaagagagagagagagagagagagagagagagagagagagagagagagagagagaaagagagagagagagagagagagagagagggcgggggaagagagagagaggggggagaaagagagggagagaaagatagggagagagagacaggggagagaaagagagggagagagaggggggggggagagaggggagagatagagagatggagggagagagagagagagagagagagagagagagagagagagagagagagagagagagagagagagagagagagagagagagagagagaaagagagagagaaagagagagagagagagagagagagagagagagagagaagagagagagagagagagagagagagagagagagagagagagagagagagagagagagagagagagagagagagagagagagagagaaagacagcgagagcgagagagagagcgagagagagagagagcgagagagagagaaagagaaagagagagagagagagagagagagagagagagagagagagagagagagagagagagagagagagagagagagagagagagagagaaatagagagaggcttAATCTTATCTATATCATAATCTGATCATGGTTCGCCGTAGGGaatcaaaatattgtttttacttttaatttaatCATTACTAAATCATTTCCGTTTGCTTTCAGTGAAGCGATTATTTTAACACCTTACTTTGAACACTTATTTACtaagccaagtaaaaaaaaaacaattgacagGCAAGTGTTAGGAGATGATTTATAATTCTGCTTGTAATGCTAGTAAAGAAAATTAGGCTATCTAGAAGTGTTGAAATATTCATAAGACTTACTCACACCATGTCgacgaagaaaagggtaaatcaAATTGTTCTGGTGGATTAGCACGCAACTACGAGTCGTTTAGGTcagttaatgtgtgtatatatatatatatatacacacatacacacacatacatacacacgcatacatatatctgtgtgtgtatgtgtgtgtgtgtgtgtgtgtgtgtgtgtgtgtgtgtgtgtgtgtgtgtgtgtgtgtgtgtgtgtgtgtgtgtgtgtgtgtgtgtgtgtgtgtatgtgtgtgtgtgtgcgtgcatacgtgtgtgtctgtgtgtatagttgaataaaaagacagacaggcagatatgtagatataataaagACAAGATATTTGTTAATACGCAGGGATTTCTTTGTCTGATTTGTAAGTTTTAGTGTGCGTAAGCTAACTGTGGTATCTAGTTTAGGGCGACTCGTTTGAAACGCGGCAGTGTATACCCGTAGAATTTTGTACGTTTGTAGTGGCTATTTCATATTCGTTATTATAGGAGCTGTGTTAATGACGATTAtcttaaaaaggataatgataatgttaattttgataatgataaagctaatgaaaatattaacggtAGCTGTAATACAAATACTAGTGAGGATCATGTcagtgatggaaataataacaattataaagataataataatctaaaaactattttactactgccactactactattgattataataatgatactgctactactcctaatattactaatactgctgctactatcgtcttgttgttgatgatgatgatgtgatgatgatggtgacgatgacgatgacgatgatggtgatggtggtgatgataatgatgatgatgatgaaaaacctaaagtgggtttttctaccatagtattaacacggtggagtgttttcaccattcatacacaCCTAAAACACgcttataaactcacacacacactacacccagGCATACCAGACACATGcgatacacacataagtacacacataaacccacatatGAATACGTACAGATATACACTTTTgagacatacatatgaacatacttgcatacacaaatatacttatagatacataaatatcaaaataaaaatgcatacaaaaatatataaacatataaatgtgacCAGCTAGatataccccccacacacacacttcatatttACTTTGaacgacagacaaacacacacacacagacacacacatacactcacacacacacacacacacgcacacacacacactaacacacacacacacacacacacacacacacacactcacacacacacacacattcattcacttgaacaggcagacaaatatacatatatacatacagacacattccCACTgattcaagcaaacaaacaaacaaacaaacacattctcaCTCGTTtagcaagcacacaaacacaaacaaacgtttCCACACATTCCCACTCATTCCAtcgatcacacatacacacgcattcccACTCATtccggcaaacaaacaaacacacaaacactctcatccattcccaccaaacaaacacaaagaagagagcgagatcgaAGCAAAGAAACGCGTTTATcacaaaaacattaaacaaaaacaatcaaacaaaaaagaaaaaacaaacaaaaaagaaaaacaaaaacaaccaaacaaaagaaaaacaaaaacaaccaaacaaaaaagaaaaacaaaaacaaccaaacaaaaaagaaaaacaaaaataaccaagcaaaaaagaaaaaccaaaacaaccaaacaaaaaagaaaaacaaaaacaaccaaacaaaaaagaaaaacaaagacaaccaaacaaaaaagaaaaacaaaaaccaaacaaaaataaaataaaacacaaccaaacacaaaaccaaaacaaaaacaatcaaacaaacaagaaaaaccaaaacaaactaaaaacaaaaacaataaccaaacaaacaaagacaaagtacGTCTGGAAACTGACCGTGCGGGAGAGTAAGAACGTGACTTGCCCTCGGCGATTCCTTCTCATGAGAGGGTGTGAGGGATCCTGTtcgggatgaggatgaggatgaggatgaggaggatggggctGAGAAtgtgaaggatgaggatgaggagaatggtgatgaggatgtgaaggatgaggatgaggatgaggaggaggatggggctgagaatgaggatgaggatgaggaggatgtgaaggatgaggatgaggaggaggaggaggatggggctgagaatgaggatgaggagaatggcGATGAGGATatgaaggatgagaaggatgggaaaggggatgaggtgtatgtgaaggatgaggatgaggaggaagaggatgggaaaagaGATTGTGAGGATgtgagggatgaggatgaggaggatgtgaaggatgaggaggatgaggatgagaaaggggattatgaggatgggaaggatgaggatggggatgaggatgagaattaAGGACggagatggtaatgaagatggggagggagatgagagcctTGGGGTATGAGGCATCCTGTtcgggtgaggatgaggatgaggatgacgatgaggatgaggatggaggatagtgatggggaaggggatgaggatagaaataaggatgaagattaggataaggatggggatgagagttgaggatgaggatgaggatgaagatgaagatgaagatgaggatgataattgaagATGGAaatggacgaagaagaagatgaagatggagatgaggatgagggtgagggtgaagatgaGATTTGAGGAtctgaagatgaggatgaagatggaaaggagaatgaggatgataattgaggATGGAAGTTGAGAATGAGGATGGGAAAGCGGACGAAAGTGAGGATGAGAATTGAGGATATGAGTcgagaatgaggatgaggctgTGAGAACTGACGACTCGCCTGCTCATTTTCCTTCCCAATGTTTGTTTCACTTTcttgtcttaatttttttcttgctcttttttttttctgttacttcttcttcttcttctttttctttttcttctactcctcctcttgttcttctcttttttccttcttcttaactCCTTCTACaacccctcttccttcgtctcctatctcctcctccctcttttccttctccctgtccctcaataccctttctttttcctccctttcccttcttctccttccccctttcttatccttctcctcttcctcttcctcttcctcctacctcttctccttcttcttcttcttcttcttctcctcttacctcttattcttttccctcccttcccttcttctcctccccccttccttgtccttcaccttctccctctccccctccttcctctcttcgtcttccccctcctcccctcctcctcctcctcctcctcctcctcctcctcctcctccatctcctcttcctcacaaGCTGTCCTCCAccattaaggggggggggggggggaatgcgtgtgggggggagtgcgtgtgtgcggggggggggggagctgattTAGAAATACAAGGCAGACGAGTTTAAAATCCTCATTTGCATGTTCTGAATACGTGACACCCACACTTCGACGCACTAGTAGATAAACAGaggtgtgtctatctgtctatctatctgtcgatctgtgtttctgtctccttgtctgtctatctatatttgtgtatgcatacaggATTTTCCAtaccatgtgtatgtatgtatataaacaagatAATCACATACCACgcactgatagataaatacatgtgtatctatctatctacctatctttctatcggtCTATCCAGCTActtttctatcagtctatctatctatctattaatctatatttgtgcatgtatgtatacaggatATTCACATACCACACATTGTTAGACgaataaatgtgtatctatctatctatctacatttatgcttgtgtgtatgtttgtaagttaTGCATCTACAAAATACACCATTAAGACTTAAACTTGATGTGAAGTAATATACAGAAAATATTAGCCGGGAATAAGGTAATTAAGAGAaaccaaacgaaaaaaaaggaaagaataaaaaaatacgaaaataaataaaaataaaaaataaaaaagatagaaaaagaaagagagaaagaaagaaaaaaagaaagaaagaaagacagatagaaagaaatatgtatacatatatatatatatatatatatatatatatatatatacacaaaactataTAAATGAAATTATTGATCACAAACGTGTCAGTTATCGCAACCTtcagtttatcattatttcagatTTAGAGAAACTTATATCTACATACCCATTAACAAATTTGCATAcagatattcacatacatacacataagcgtaTGCACTCCCGCAAAGGCacgcaataataatatatttatgcatttataaatacatacacgcatacatatacgcatgcacgtacataaaaatatacataaatagattagtaaaatgagtaaataaacacacacacaaaaaatataatatatatatatatatacacacaaacatacatacatacataaacatacacacacacacacacacacatatatatatatacatatacatatatacatacatatatatgcatacgtatacatatactgc
The nucleotide sequence above comes from Penaeus chinensis breed Huanghai No. 1 chromosome 3, ASM1920278v2, whole genome shotgun sequence. Encoded proteins:
- the LOC125044600 gene encoding ras-related protein Rab-2A-like, translating into MSNTSFKFLVVGDTGVGKTSIIDCFYGKEIQPIHIQTYVLSVDYCTFDISSKTIGVYICDLPGSERFRPIVRCFYPGAAAILLVFDLINRHTFNNLPQWVREIREGLLLHGAVVLIGNKSDLKNARAVSRTEAQFFADSLNLLYFEVSAALDLNVDLAFDVAAELVHDRVEERDGTAPDEKVQPSCDEG